The Candidatus Nealsonbacteria bacterium genomic interval TGTAAGCTTTGAACTTTCTAAATTTATACACGCTGAAGCCGGAATGATCGCTGAAGCAGCGAGGAGGGGAATTTCTCTTGAAGGGTCATCTATATATATTACGACATTTCCTTGTCCTGCTTGTGCTAAACTAATTACTTCAGCCGGGATTAAAAAAGTTTATTACAAAGAAGGTTATTCCCTACTTGATGCGGAAGATGTATTGAAATCTTTTAATATAGAGATAATAAAAGTTGAGGATTAACCAACTCTGGTTAAAATAGGGGGCTTGTCTTTTTGTTCAGGGTCAGATGATATTAAGTGGGCATGTAGGTGAGTAATTGTTGCTCCGGTAAATTTTGTGTCTCCGAATCTAATAAAAGTAGTTCCACCTTTTATTTTTAATTCATCTGTTACTTCTGATATAATTTCTTGAAGCTCCGACCATCCTGTCGGAGTTATTTCTTTAATATTATCAATATGTTTTTTATGTATGAAGAGGATGTGAAATTTTGCTCCCTCATAAGGGAACATATTATTGGTTGCAAGCCATGAATTTGTTTCTTTGAAAATCGGATTTTTATGGTATTTTTTTAAGTGTTCAGCACAGAACGGACAAACCCCATCGTCTTTAATTTGTTTAATGTGGTTTGAATATTTTTCACTTCTATCATTTGGGCGGAGACTATTATTTAAATTTACAAAATTTTCATTCATATTATATAGGCGTTGGAATATTCATCTTAGGGTGTGGATCATAATCTTCTAGTGTGAAGTGTTCGGGTCTAAAGTCAAAGATATTATCAATAGGTGAATTTATTCTAATAGTTGGAAGTTTTCTGGGCTCTCTTGATAGCAGCTCTTTAACTTTATCAAACTGGCTTTCATATATATGAGCATCAGAAAAAGTATAAATAATGTCCTTTAGGGTATATCCGGTTAGTTGAGCTACCATGAGGCCAAATGAAGCATACTGGATCATGTTAAAGGGGACTCCTACTGGGAAATCAGCACTTCTTTGAAAGTGATGAATGGTTAATTCTTTTTTGTCTGGAAAGGCTAGAATATGAATCCATCCATGACAGGGGGCTACAACCACTTTTCTAGTCCTTTCGCTGTGTTGAATCGTATATTGAGGTATCCAGGGTGATATGAAATGAGTTCGGAGGTAAGGTCTCTCTTTGATTTGCCGAATAACTTCCTTTATTTGATTGAATGGTTCACCTTCTTTTGTTGGAAAAGCTGCCCAAGCAGCGCCATATGAACCATCTCCAAGGTCACCTTCTTCTAGGCCGAATATTTCACACTTTTCTTTGGTTACCCATTTTTCCCACCACTTACATCCAAACGATTCAAGTTCTTTTTGAGTCCTTGCGCCATTGAGAAAGGCGATGTGTTCAGCTAGAGCTCCTTTGAAGAATGATCCTGACAGATCACGTTCTGTTATAACCGGAAATCCATTATCTATATCATAACGTAATTGAATCCCGGGTATCATTTTTGCTTTTTCTCCATGTATTGGAAGAACATCACGACCATCTCTCATTATTCTTTCCAGCACTTGATGATATTGATTGTCTGGAGTACGATCTTTGGGTAATTTCATTTTTTTATTGATTAAATATATCTCTTGAGATAAAATATCATGGAAAGACAAAAGTGTCAAATTAAACATGAATAAAAAATCTGGAAAATTTATAGTTTTTGAAGGGCCTGATGGTTCAGGTAAGGCAACTCAAGCTCGTCTTTTAGCAACAGCCCTAAAGAATGAAGGGTATCAGGTTAAAGAAATAGATTTTCCGCAGTATGGGCACAAGTCCGCCGGTCTTGTGGAAAATTATTTGAGTGGAAACTATGGTTTAGCCGAAGAAGTGGGCCCTTACAGGGCTTCTATATTTTATGCTTGTGATAGATATGACGCATCTTTTATTCTTAAGAAGTGGATTGAAGAAGGCAATATTGTTATTGCAGATAGATACACTTCATCAAGTGCTGCTCATCAGGGGGGTAAAATAGGGGATAGTATGGAAAGGAAAAAATATCTTGATTGGCTATATAATCTTGAGTATGGTATCTTTGGAATACCTAAGCCAGATATTACCTTAATACTTAAAACTTCCGTTGAACTTTCTTATAAGCTTTCACTTAAAAATGAAGAGGATAAAAAAAAGAAGAAAGTTTCTCATCTTGGTAAAAAGGGGAGAGATATTCACGAAGAAGATTTTAATCATTTAGAGAACGCTTTTAATACTTATCTTTATTTGGCTCGGGAATATCCCAACGATTTTAAATTAATAGAATGTATTGATAATGGTGAATTAATGCCTGCCTTGGAAATACATAATAAAATTAAAAATATTATAGATAAAGAATTATGAAAATATCAATTATCGCTGCTATAGGAAAAAATAATGTAATTGGAGTTGATAACGGCTTGCCCTGGAATCTTCCGGCTGACATAAATCATTTCAAAAAAATGACCATCAATAAACCAGTTATTATGGGTCATAAAACATTTGAATCTATTGGAAAGCCATTGCCTAGTCGAGAAAATATAATATTGACCCTAGACAAGGATTTCGCACCAGAAGGATGTTTGGTGGCTTATTCAATAGAAGAGGCCTTAAAATTGGCAGGAGATGTCAAAGAGGTAATGATTATCGGAGGCGTTTCGATTTATAAGCAGTTTTTATCTTTTGCCGACAAGATGTATCTCACTTTGATTGATGGAGAGTTTGCGGGAGATGCTTTCTTCCCGGAATTTAATAAAAATGAATGGCAAGAGGTGGCAAGAGAAGATAATGAAGCGGATGAAATAAATCATTATAACTATTCCTTTATAACACTAGAAAGGAAAAAATAAATATTTTAAGACTTAAAAGATGACTCGAGACTCTTTTTCTTTTTTTTGAAAAATGTTAAAGTTAATAAAAGATTTTTAAAAAATAATCATTGAAATTTAAAACAGGCATATTTGTTTGTGAATAGATTTCAAGATCGTTATGTCAAAAATAGCTAAAGCAATAGATCATACGGATATAAGAAAAGAAGCCAAGTTAACTGATATTAAAAAGGCTTGCAATGAGGCTAAGGAGTATGGTTTCCATGGGGTTTGCGTTAATCCTGAATGGACTAGCCTTGTTAGTAAAGAACTAGAAGGAACAGATGTGAAAACCGTTATATTAATAGATCCTCCAATGGGGTTGTCATCACACTCAGAAAGGCTAAAAGTTTGTAATCAGGCCAAAAAAGATGGAGCTGATGAATTAGATATTGTAATGAATATCATCGACATGAAGTATGAAAGATATGATAAGATTTTAAAAGACTTAACACCTCTTTGTAAATTACTACCGACCAAAGTAATCATCGGTTCAGGATTCTTAACTGATGAAGAAATTGAAAAAGCTTCAAAACTAGTTAAAAAGGCTGGTGCTTTTTGCGTTAAAACTGCAACATCAAAGGACCCGTTAGAGAATCGTGAAATGAAAGAGAAAGCACATCATATCAGATTAATGAAAAAGAATGCGCCTGGGTTAGTGATTAAGGCTTCCGGAAATATTAGAACATTGCAAGATATCAGGAAAATGATGAATGCCGGTGCAGACATAGTTGGTACTAAGAGTGGTGTTCAAATAATGAAGGAATTAAATAAAGGAAAAAAGAAGTAATCTATAATGAAATATGAGCCAACGATCGGTTTGGAAGTGCATATAGAGCTTAATACTAGCTCGAAGATGTTCTGCTCATGCTTCAATGACTCAGAAGCCAAAGAGCCAAACATTAATATTTGCCCGGTATGTACTGGACACCCGGGTACTCTTCCGGTTATTAATAAATCCGCCATTGATAAAATAATAAAAACTGGTCTGGCTTTAAATTGCACAATACCAGATTATTCTAATTTTGACAGAAAAAATTATTTCTATCCAGATCTTCCTAAGGGTTATCAGATAAGTCAAAATGAAAACCCATTTTGTCTAAAAGGATTTCTTGAGATAGACGGAAAGAGGGTAGGCATTACCAGAATACATCTTGAAGAAGATGCTGGTAAATTAATACATCCTTTGGGTAGCAATCATTCTTTGGTTGATTTTAATAGAGCGGGAGTTCCATTAATGGAACTAGTAACTGAGCCAGATATTAAGTCTGCGCAAGAGGCAAAGAAATTTGTTGAAGAGCTAAGATTGATAATGAGATACCTTGGCGTTTCTAATGCTGACATGGAGAAGGGGGAATTAAGAGTTGATGCAAATATATCACTAGCATTACCAGGTGCAGAATTAGGGACTAGGGCTGAAATAAAAAACCTTAATTCCTTTAGGTTTATTGAGAGAGCGATTGAATATGAAATAAAAAGACAAGCAGATATTTTAGACGAAGGCGACAAGATAATACAGCAAACAAGGGGTTGGGATGAAAACAAACAAGAGACTGTTTCTCAAAGAGAAAAGGAGGGATCTCATGATTATAGGTATTTCCCTGAACCAGACTTACCAGTAATTCATATTAAAAAACCTTTCATCAATTTAGAAATAATTAAATCAGCTATTCCCGAGCTTCCAAGTCAAAGACGCAAGAGATTTAAGAGTGAGTATGAGCTCACAGACAGAGAGATTGATTATTTGATATTTGATAAGGATTTAGCTAATTATTACGAAAAAGTAACAAGTGAGTTGTTAAACAGGATAAAAGAGGTTGATTCAAAAGACGTTTCTGAAAAGAAAGAAGAGTTTAAACTTTATCGTATTGCCGCTAATTATCTTTTAACCGATCTTCAGGGGTTATTGAATGGGATGAGCGTTGTAAGCGAGGATTTCCTTATAGATCCGGAGAATTTTGCTGAATTCATCTGCATGGTTTATAAGGGCAGTATATCAAGTAGCATCGCAAAAAAGGTTATTAGGGAAATGTTTGAGACTGGAGGAGATCCATCAAATATCGTTACTGAGAAGGGGTTGACCGAGCTTAAGGATGAGTCTGAGATAGAGGTTATTATTCAGGAAGTTATATCTTCTAATACAAAGGCAGTTCAGGATTATAAAAATGGAAAAGAAGCTTCTTTTAAGTTTCTTGTTGGTCAGGTTATGACTAAGTCAAAGGGTAGGGCAAATCCTCAAGCAGTAGACAATATACTAAAAAAGATTATTTAATTTTACATACAAGAAAACCACCCTTGATGGGTGGTTTTTGTTGATAAAATATCTGGTTAAAAATTCTCTTTTGATAATCTTCCAGAAGGTCTATTTTGCCATTAGTCTGGGGTCGACAAGGCCTGGTGTAAATATGTTTGATACCTAGTCTTCTCATTTCTTTTTCTTTCTGTTCTGCCCTTTAATGTTCTATAAAATTAAAATATCGCAAATGTAATCTTTTTTCTATTTCAACACCGAAATATAGTTCTTCAGCATAAAAATAGTATCAGCTTTCAAATGTTTTTTAATCCACTCTTTTTCTTTTTCGCCACCGACTAATTCTCCCAATCCCTGGAGCATCTGACTACCTTTTCTTTTCTCTATGAACAAAAAACATTCTTCTAAGTATTCTTTGACTGATTTGCCAGTTTTTCTCTCAATTAATTCTTTATTAATATCCCAATTATTTTTAGCAAAATAGTGAATATCATAAATATCTCGCATAGCAGTTTCTTTGCGATGAATCAGTGCAAATAACTTACTAGAAAACAAATAATCCTTTCTAGCGACAAACATTGGGATGCCTAGATGCTCTCTTATTTCATAATACTCTTTGATATTTCCCATCAACTCTTTGGTGCTAATTTCAATCTTTATATTATGTTCATTATCACCATAAGAAAGCAGAGCAAACAATGTAAATTTTTTAATATATTGGTTCTTAATATCCCCATATTTACTCAATATATCAATAATCTTTTCAAATACTATTTTTTCATTCTCTTTCTCCTTTGAAAGAAGATCAAAATCTAAATCAACCGAAAATCTTGATAAGTTGTAAAAAAAGTAGGCACAGGTTCCTCCCTTAAGTCCTAAAAGAGGACTAATAGAAACATCAGAATAAAAATCTCTTAGAATTTTTCCCATAATTAGCTGGTGTTTTTCTCTATTTAGCATGTTCTTTTTGATATTTACCCAGACGCTTTACTAACTGTTTGTTATTATAAACTTTTACTATTTCAATACATCTTTCCCAATTTATTGAATTTAAGTTGTCAAAATAATAGCCTGGAAATAAATAAAGCATATCTAAAAATGCCCTTTCTTTGGTAGCAATACCATAATTACTCTTATTAATAATTCCTGTTGGATTAAACAAAATATCCTCTTTTAATTTTCTAAAAGTAAAAAAACTTTTATCTATTTTTTTTGACAGAGAGTACGGACCAGCAACAAAAATTGTATCGTAATGTTGAAAGATAACACCATTTTCTCGAAGAACAGTTTCAAAGCTGATATAAGAGGGGGTATAAATACTGACCGCTAGTTCTTTTACATCAAAGTTTTTATCTTTTGCAAAAACTCCTCTAGTCATCCTAATCAACGCTTTTTGTTTCACATAATATGAAATCTTAGAGTACAAATTTGCTTTATCATTTATCTGCCAAATTAAAGCCAGATCCTTGTTGGTTAAGATCGTCTTAGGAGATTGATATAATTTCGCTATTAAGCTGTCCATGTTAATTTATCTAATGGAACTAATAATTTATCACAGTTCCATTGTATATTATTGGAAAGTTTTGTCAAATTACAAATAAGAAGATAAATAAGATTAATTCTTAGCTTTTTTTACATAAAACTATTAACAATATCTTTTGACTCTTTGAAATTTTTCACCCAATAAATTCGCTGATCATTTTTCCACCAATTCATTTGTTTTTTACTAAACTTGATAGTATCTCTTAAAAGATTTTCTTTCATTTCTTCATAAGATATTTTATTCTGTAGATATTTTGCAATCCATTCATACTCAAGTCCAAACGACTCAAGTCTTTTCCAAGAAAGACCCGAGGATCTTAATTCTTTAACCTCCTTTATCATCCCTTGGTCTAGTCTAAGTTCCAATCTTTTTTTAATAGCTTTGTCTAAATCTTTTTGATTCTTTTTGATTCCTATGAATAGTGTATTATAGGCAGGATTTTCTTTTACTGAAGGTACTGGTTTTTTTGTTTTTATGACTATCTCTATGGCCCTTATTAATCTTCTGGGATTATCTTTTTCTATATTTTTAGCTCTTTGAGGATCAATAGATTTAAGGAGTTGATAAAGTTCTTCAGTACTTTTCTTGCTCAGTTTTTCTCTGAGTTTCCAGTCAGGCGTTACTTTGGGTATAATTACTCCATCGGTAATGGATTTGATATAGAAACCACTTCCGCCACATAGAATTGGTAGTTTACCTCTTTCTATTATTTGACCTATCTTTTGATAGGCTATTTTTTGATATTGAGCAACACTAAACTTCCTTTTTGGACTGGCAACGTCTAAGAGGTGGTGTGAGATTCCTTTTGTTTCCTTTTTAGTTATTTTTCCGCTTCCAATATCTAGCCCCTTATAGACTTGTCTTGAGTCAGCGGAAATTATTTCGCCATTATATTGATTGGCAATCTTAACAGCCAAGCTACTCTTGCCTGAGGCGGTCGGTCCGATTATTACAATTAACTTTAGTTTGTCAGATCTCCCTCGAGTCCCCATGATAAAGATTTATTAACTTTTATTTTAACAAAATTACCCACTAGAGATCTTGGGCCTTTTACTTTTATACTCTTATATTCTTTTGTTTTTCCAATAATAAATCCATCTTTTTCTTTTTCTATTAAAGCTTCTACGGTCTTATTAATTAGAAATTTATTTCTTTGCTGGTTGTTCTTCATTAAAATTTCATTTATTATCGTCCAGCGCCTCTCTTTTTCAACATTAGAAATATCATCTTTTAATTTAAACGATGGTGTTCCTGGGCGAGGGGAGTACTTTGAAATGTAGGCCATATCATATGGGATTTCTCTGAAAAGATCTGCGGTTTTTTGAAATTGTTCTTCTGTTTCTTTTGGGAAACCAACGATAACATCAGTTGATAAAGTTAGGTCGGGCAGTTCTTTTTTTATTTTTTGAACGAATTTCTTATAATCAGATATTTTGTAAGGCCTATTCATTCTTTCCAATATTTCATCATCTCCAGATTGAACCGGAAGATGTAGGTATTTGGTAATTTTTTCAGAACCTTTGATAATTTCAATAAGTTCGTCAGAAAAATCTTTAGGATGAGAGCTTGTAAAACGAATCCAGAAATTACCAGGAACTTTTTCTACTTCCTTAATTAGTTGGCAGAAATTAACTTCTTTTCCTTTAGAGTCCTTTCCTTTGTATGAATTAACATTTTGTCCTAATAACCAAACTTCTTTATTTCCTTTTTCATTAGCAAGGCGAACTTCTTCTATGATGTCGTCTAGTGGTCTTGATAATTCTCTTCCTCTGGTATAGGGGACAACGCAATAGCTACAAAAGTTATTACAGCCAGTCATAATTGGTATCAAGGCCGTTAATCCTCCTTGATTTTTTGGTTTGATTTTAAAGTAATTATCAAGATCCTTCTTGTTTAGTCCGTCAATTATTTCTGGCCAAGCCAGAAGGTCTTTTGTGTCTAAAATTAAATCAGCTTTCTTAGATAGTTTTTTACCATCTCTTTTTAGTATACATCCGGTGACAATAACTTTTCCGTTTTTAATATTTTCAATTTGACCATAAATTCTATTTACAGCCGATTGTCTGATTGAACATGAATTTATAACTACAAGGTCAGCATTATACTTGTCTTCAACAAAAGAATAGCCCATGTCTTCAAGGACAGAGCTAATTCTCTCACTGTCAGAATGATTAGTCTGACAGCCATAGGTAATAATGTGATATTTTTTCATGCCTATAGTTTTTCTTTCTTTTCTTTAAGGAAGTAGCGCCATTGCTCAATAAATTCAACGAAAATTGAGTATGGCATATCAAGGAGGGCGTTAAATAGGGTAGAGAGTAGATTATATCTTTTCCATCTTATTGTAAGCCATCTTCCCAGATGTATTATAGGAAGGGCAAAGAAATCTACTAGAGTGTCAAGGAAAGTATCTCTTTCTTCAACCATCTGAAGGGCTCTTGCCTTTTGCCTTATTTTAGTCCCTGCGAAAGCGATTAAGGAGAGGAAAGTTATAAATATTGGATAAGAAAAGGGAGGGAAGTTTATTTTATTAAGTCCCCAAACTATAACTCCAATAGATGCAAGGGTACTAAGTAAATATACAGCAGTTATTATGAGTCCAAATATCGGCCCCCTTTTTCTGAAAGACTTAATGTCATAAGTTTCTTTCTTTTCTCTCTCGTAAGCTATTTTTATAGTTTCCATGATAACTTTCTCTATATTTCCTTTTGGCGGATCCTTTACGGTTAATGCCAAAAAGGCCATGAGCATTGTTGGAACAAAGATATTGACTAGGGTAGAGGTCATTGTGAATTGGCCAAAATATCTAGTCAGTTGTATTTCTATAGTAAATAGGAATAATATATCTGTTATAAAAATAGAGATAATTGAATAGAAAGCAGCTCTTCTGATTTTAATTCTAAGATTCTTAACTCTTTTATTATATTTTTCTTTAATTAAGGATTCTAATTTTTTAGGATCCATCATTTTTTCTTCGGCTCCTAATGGGTCTTCGGAAATAATATCATCAAGTATAAAATAGGGCGTATTATATCTTTGACAGATATTGTTTATCTTTCCTGCTAAAGGGTGATTAAGATTAGCGTCTATTCCATTTTTAATATCGTATATCCCAGAAGCAACAATATTAATATATTCGGGAGATAAATTGGACCAATTTGGGAATTTATATTTTATTAAGTG includes:
- the thyA gene encoding thymidylate synthase, whose protein sequence is MKLPKDRTPDNQYHQVLERIMRDGRDVLPIHGEKAKMIPGIQLRYDIDNGFPVITERDLSGSFFKGALAEHIAFLNGARTQKELESFGCKWWEKWVTKEKCEIFGLEEGDLGDGSYGAAWAAFPTKEGEPFNQIKEVIRQIKERPYLRTHFISPWIPQYTIQHSERTRKVVVAPCHGWIHILAFPDKKELTIHHFQRSADFPVGVPFNMIQYASFGLMVAQLTGYTLKDIIYTFSDAHIYESQFDKVKELLSREPRKLPTIRINSPIDNIFDFRPEHFTLEDYDPHPKMNIPTPI
- a CDS encoding nucleotidyl transferase AbiEii/AbiGii toxin family protein translates to MLNREKHQLIMGKILRDFYSDVSISPLLGLKGGTCAYFFYNLSRFSVDLDFDLLSKEKENEKIVFEKIIDILSKYGDIKNQYIKKFTLFALLSYGDNEHNIKIEISTKELMGNIKEYYEIREHLGIPMFVARKDYLFSSKLFALIHRKETAMRDIYDIHYFAKNNWDINKELIERKTGKSVKEYLEECFLFIEKRKGSQMLQGLGELVGGEKEKEWIKKHLKADTIFMLKNYISVLK
- the deoC gene encoding deoxyribose-phosphate aldolase, producing MSKIAKAIDHTDIRKEAKLTDIKKACNEAKEYGFHGVCVNPEWTSLVSKELEGTDVKTVILIDPPMGLSSHSERLKVCNQAKKDGADELDIVMNIIDMKYERYDKILKDLTPLCKLLPTKVIIGSGFLTDEEIEKASKLVKKAGAFCVKTATSKDPLENREMKEKAHHIRLMKKNAPGLVIKASGNIRTLQDIRKMMNAGADIVGTKSGVQIMKELNKGKKK
- a CDS encoding thymidylate kinase, with amino-acid sequence MNKKSGKFIVFEGPDGSGKATQARLLATALKNEGYQVKEIDFPQYGHKSAGLVENYLSGNYGLAEEVGPYRASIFYACDRYDASFILKKWIEEGNIVIADRYTSSSAAHQGGKIGDSMERKKYLDWLYNLEYGIFGIPKPDITLILKTSVELSYKLSLKNEEDKKKKKVSHLGKKGRDIHEEDFNHLENAFNTYLYLAREYPNDFKLIECIDNGELMPALEIHNKIKNIIDKEL
- the folA gene encoding type 3 dihydrofolate reductase, whose product is MKISIIAAIGKNNVIGVDNGLPWNLPADINHFKKMTINKPVIMGHKTFESIGKPLPSRENIILTLDKDFAPEGCLVAYSIEEALKLAGDVKEVMIIGGVSIYKQFLSFADKMYLTLIDGEFAGDAFFPEFNKNEWQEVAREDNEADEINHYNYSFITLERKK
- a CDS encoding HIT domain-containing protein — translated: MNENFVNLNNSLRPNDRSEKYSNHIKQIKDDGVCPFCAEHLKKYHKNPIFKETNSWLATNNMFPYEGAKFHILFIHKKHIDNIKEITPTGWSELQEIISEVTDELKIKGGTTFIRFGDTKFTGATITHLHAHLISSDPEQKDKPPILTRVG
- the miaA gene encoding tRNA (adenosine(37)-N6)-dimethylallyltransferase MiaA — translated: MGTRGRSDKLKLIVIIGPTASGKSSLAVKIANQYNGEIISADSRQVYKGLDIGSGKITKKETKGISHHLLDVASPKRKFSVAQYQKIAYQKIGQIIERGKLPILCGGSGFYIKSITDGVIIPKVTPDWKLREKLSKKSTEELYQLLKSIDPQRAKNIEKDNPRRLIRAIEIVIKTKKPVPSVKENPAYNTLFIGIKKNQKDLDKAIKKRLELRLDQGMIKEVKELRSSGLSWKRLESFGLEYEWIAKYLQNKISYEEMKENLLRDTIKFSKKQMNWWKNDQRIYWVKNFKESKDIVNSFM
- the gatB gene encoding Asp-tRNA(Asn)/Glu-tRNA(Gln) amidotransferase subunit GatB; this translates as MKYEPTIGLEVHIELNTSSKMFCSCFNDSEAKEPNINICPVCTGHPGTLPVINKSAIDKIIKTGLALNCTIPDYSNFDRKNYFYPDLPKGYQISQNENPFCLKGFLEIDGKRVGITRIHLEEDAGKLIHPLGSNHSLVDFNRAGVPLMELVTEPDIKSAQEAKKFVEELRLIMRYLGVSNADMEKGELRVDANISLALPGAELGTRAEIKNLNSFRFIERAIEYEIKRQADILDEGDKIIQQTRGWDENKQETVSQREKEGSHDYRYFPEPDLPVIHIKKPFINLEIIKSAIPELPSQRRKRFKSEYELTDREIDYLIFDKDLANYYEKVTSELLNRIKEVDSKDVSEKKEEFKLYRIAANYLLTDLQGLLNGMSVVSEDFLIDPENFAEFICMVYKGSISSSIAKKVIREMFETGGDPSNIVTEKGLTELKDESEIEVIIQEVISSNTKAVQDYKNGKEASFKFLVGQVMTKSKGRANPQAVDNILKKII
- the miaB gene encoding tRNA (N6-isopentenyl adenosine(37)-C2)-methylthiotransferase MiaB: MKKYHIITYGCQTNHSDSERISSVLEDMGYSFVEDKYNADLVVINSCSIRQSAVNRIYGQIENIKNGKVIVTGCILKRDGKKLSKKADLILDTKDLLAWPEIIDGLNKKDLDNYFKIKPKNQGGLTALIPIMTGCNNFCSYCVVPYTRGRELSRPLDDIIEEVRLANEKGNKEVWLLGQNVNSYKGKDSKGKEVNFCQLIKEVEKVPGNFWIRFTSSHPKDFSDELIEIIKGSEKITKYLHLPVQSGDDEILERMNRPYKISDYKKFVQKIKKELPDLTLSTDVIVGFPKETEEQFQKTADLFREIPYDMAYISKYSPRPGTPSFKLKDDISNVEKERRWTIINEILMKNNQQRNKFLINKTVEALIEKEKDGFIIGKTKEYKSIKVKGPRSLVGNFVKIKVNKSLSWGLEGDLTN